One genomic window of Notamacropus eugenii isolate mMacEug1 chromosome 6, mMacEug1.pri_v2, whole genome shotgun sequence includes the following:
- the CFLAR gene encoding CASP8 and FADD-like apoptosis regulator isoform X2 — protein sequence MTQLSEDMDKSEVTSFSFLLRDYMGGGKTHKNKSFLDVVIDLEKVNLLAPDKLDLLEKCLKNIHRIDLKKKIQKYKQSALGTNYMNGIQAPLPSVGLKNSGYELGLKNGISKEERPIFGQHGISKPVKTSIQESEKSLPQVASEEYRLKSQPLGLCLIIDCIGNDADPLKDTFISLGFEVQCSKYLETKDIHDTLHQVSCLSRHQNYDIFVCILISRSDSENILGTDHQPCSGLPLHQIRKFFTGDACPLLLGKPKLFFIQNYVVPEDHKKSSSLLEVDGKMSYNGWRPRSSTGALLHQEADIFWSLCKVNVSVLEKSPGSQSYYLRCLSQLLHQPEERRCSLLNLHIDLNNRIYDWNSRVAPEEQYSIMSEHTLRKSLFLSHR from the exons agtttcttAGATGTTGTTATCGACCTAGAGAAAGTCAACTTACTCGCTCCTGACAAGTTAGATTTACTGGAAAAATGTCTGAAGAACATTCACAGGAtagatctgaagaaaaaaattcagaaatataagCAGTCAG CTTTGGGAACAAACTACATGAATGGTATCCAGGCTCCCTTGCCAAGTGTAGGCCTGAAGAATTCTGGTTATGAGTTGGGG CTCAAGAATGGGATAAGTAAGGAAGAAAGACCGATCTTTGGACAGCATGGAATTTCAA AACCAGTTAAAACATCCATTCAAGAGTCTGAAAAATCCTTACCTCAG GTGGCTAGTGAGGAATACAGGCTAAAGAGTCAACCACTGGGACTCTGTTTAATAATTGATTGCATTGGCAATGATGCAG ATCCACTTAAAGACACATTTATTTCCCTGGGGTTTGAAGTTCAGTGTTCCAAATACCTGGAAACAAAAGACATCCATGACACTCTTCATCAAGTTTCCTGCCTTTCCAGACACCAAAATTATGACATCTTTGTGTGTATTCTGATCAGCCGCAGTGATTCTGAGAACATTCTTGGAACAGACCACCAGCCTTGCTCAGGACTCCCTCTGCATCAGATACGGAAGTTCTTCACTGGGGATGCTTGCCCTTTGCTCTTAGGGAAACCAAAACTCTTTTTTATCCAGAACTATGTAGTCCCAGAAGACCACAAGAAGTCCAGTAGTCTCTTAGAGGTGGATGGCAAAATGTCTTATAATGGATGGAGACCCAGGAGCTCTACAGGAGCTCTTCTTCATCAAGAAGCTGACATCTTTTGGAGTTTGTGCAAGGTGAATGTTTCGGTGCTGGAGAAGTCTCCCGGTTCACAATCTTACTACCTTCGATGCCTCTCACAGCTCCTGCATCAACCTGAGGAAAG aAGATGCTCACTGCTGAATCTCCACATTGATCTCAACAACAGAATCTATGACTGGAACAGCAGAGTGGCCCCTGAGGAGCAGTACTCCATCATGTCAGAGCATACTCTGAGGAAGAGTCTTTTTCTTTCCCACAgatga